The genomic stretch GAGGAGCTAAAATGAAAAATCTCACACATTTTGACGCAGATGGTCAAGCACACATGGTCAATGTTGGAGACAAACATCCAAGTCAACGGATTGCCATCGCCCAAGGTAAAATTTTCCTTTCATCTCAAGCATTTGAATGTATAAAAATGGGTACAGCCCACAAGGGAGATGTACTAGGGATCGCTCGAATTGCAGCGATTCAAGCCAGCAAACAGACCGCCAACCTGATTCCTTTATGCCATCCATTGGCACTGACACATGTTGCGGTGGCTTTTGAACTGCTTGAACAACAATATGCGGTACTGATTCGGGTCACCACCGAGACCACAGGTCCAACTGGTGTGGAAATGGAAGCACTTTGTGCCGTAAATGTCGGGCTCATGACGATTTACGATATGCTTAAAGCCGTCGATAAAATGATGACCATCTCCGATATTCAACTCATTCATAAACAAGGGGGACGCAGCGGTGAGTGGAATCGTTAAGCGCTGAACAACCATGATGAAAGTGGTCTATTGTGAAAATCGCAACTCAACGCATAACAGCAAAAATATTGAAAAAGAAAGCTTATGACTTTATTAAATAATCTCCCACGCAAACTTATTTTTGCGATTGTTATTTGGCTTATCGGTGCTGTATTTTTCGTCGGCCTCACCCTAAATATCAGTTGGCGGCTAGAAGATCGTGGTGTTGCAATTAATACAGCTGGTAGTTTGCGCAAACAAACCTATTATATCCTGCTGCTCTTACAAACCGATCAAACTGAAAAATTGACAGCAGAGCTCAATCATTTTGAAAATAAACTCCAAGGCTTAAGCAACTTAAAAACCGCAACCCTCTACTGGCAACACAATAATCATAATGTATTGGCATTAAATCAAGTGAATCAGAGCTTCGTACAATTTAAAAAAAATATTGATGCTGCCGAGAAAAATAATACTTTCGATGCGCAACTTTTAGCATCGACCGATTTATTTGTGAAAGAATTGGATGCGCTGGTCAAAAGCATTGAACTAGAAAACACCTTTAATATTCATATCATGCGTATCGCGCAAATCATGCTCATGTTGATGGCATTACTTTCAGCAATACTCTCTTTACTGCTGTTAAATAAATTAGTTATTAAACCACTTTCGACCATTAATCTTGGATTACAAAAAATTACTGAAGGAGATTTAACCACTCGATTAAATATAGACACCAATGATGAGTTTCATTTGGTCTCTGAAGGCTTTAATCAAATGGCATTACATTTAGAAAATTTATATCAAAACTTAGAAGAATTAGTCAAAAAGAAAACCATCGATTTAGAAACCAATAATCAGGAGCTTTCGACTTTATATGAAATCACTTCTTTTTTGCATAAAGAGCCAATTAACCCTGACACTGTACATACATTTTTAGAAACGATCTTACAGTTAAGCAAAGCCAGTGGTGCAAGTATTCGATTACTGAATCAGCAAGGTCAACAGATGGATATTTCAGCAAATATTAATTTACCAGATGCGCTTTTGCAAAATAAAAGCTGTTTGGACGTGAATGGATGCTTCTGCGGACAGAGTATACATAAATCGAATGCTGTATTTTTTCCACTCGAAAAAATATCCCCAGATTTACATTGTCATAAATATAATATTGATCACTTATCGGTCTATAAGATTCAACTGCGTGAGCAAACGTTGGGATTATTAACCCTCTATTTTGAAGATAAAAACACCATCAACACAGAGCTACGCCTGATCCATTTATTATGTACCCAACTTGCAATTGCACTCAAAAACAACCGACTCATTTTAAAAGATAAGCAATATGCGGTTTTAGAAGAGCGAAATATTATGGCGCAAGGTCTGCATGACAGCATTGCCCAATCACTTTCATTTCTAAATTTACAATTGCAAATGCTGGAGCAATCCATCCATAAGGATCTAAAAGAAAATATTCATCAGCATTTGGATTTTCTAAAACAAGGCGTACAGCAGTGCTACGATGATGTCCGAGAATTACTCAATAATTTTCGATTTAAACTAAATTTAGAGTCCTTTCAGGACCTTTTACAATCGGTGATTGATCGTTTTAAGGCGCAAACCAATACACAAGTCAACCTTAACTTTATTTCAACAGGTACGGATTTAAGCCCACAACAGCAATTACAGCTTATTTTTATTGCCCAAGAAGCACTCTCTAATATTCGAAAGCATGCAAATGCAACTGTCGTCGATATTGATTTTAAGAATATTCAGGATATTACCTTATCTGTTCAAGATAATGGGATTGGCTTTGACCCAGTGCAAACTGGAGAAAAAAGTGGGCATCATATTGGTTTATCCATCATGCAGGAACGTATTACTCAAGTGAATGGGATGCTTTTGATTAGCTCTTCATTACAGCAAGGTACAACCATTTCGGCGACCATCAAACAGCAACAACGCTAAAGGAATATTATGTCCACGATCAATATTTTATTAATTGATGATCACACTTTATTTAGAACAGGACTGCGCTTTTTACTCAGTCAAATCGAAAATTTTAATGTGATTGGCGAAGCGACAGATGGCTTAATGGGCATTAAATTGGCCGAACAACTTCGCCCAGATGTGGTGCTGCTCGATCTTGATATGCCAACCATGAGTGGCCGTGAGGCCTTGCCACAGCTCTTAATCAGCCAGCCCAATCTTGCCATTTTAATTTTAACGGTGTCCGAAAGCTCCGATGACTTGATGGAATGTATGCGTCTCGGTGCCCGTGGCTTTTTATTAAAAAATATTGATGCTGACTTTCTGGTCTCTAGCATTTACAAAGCCATTGATGGCGATAGCGTCCTCTCACCAGAAATGACCAGTAAACTGATTTCACAGTTACGCAGTCCCACGCAACCCGCTGACGACCTTGGCCTGTCAACCCTGACCCAACGTGAAAAAGAGACCTTACAGTTCCTCGCAAAAGGCGCAAGCAATAAAGGCATCGCCCGGGCGATGAATATTGCTGAATCAACCGTCAAAGTCCATGTACAAAATATTTTAAGAAAACTCGAATTACACAGCCGTGTTCAAGCGGCGATTTTTGCAGTTGAACATGAGATAGACAAAGATTAGGGTCTGCTGCGCCCCTCACATGTTCATTTAAGTTTTACCTCGTAACTTAAGTTTTTACCAGATGACTTAAGTTTTATCAGATGATTCAAGTTTAAGCACGGCTTTCAATCTCATCTCGATATCCAACGCTAAGAATATGATTGATTAGCATATTCCCCCAAGTACTCAGTCAAAGTAAGTAGTCCCTCCTTAGCCAAACACCTTATGCATGTTGCTCCTATGCCTAATTTTTTTTCAGGCCACATCCCCGTAGGCTGATGAGATGTGGTCTGACAAATCGTCAGTGGAGCAAAAATGAAATCTCAACGCTTTAAAGCGAACAGTATCTTGGCCTCCAGTACTTTATCTTTCACCGTCTGCTTTATGATCTGGATGGTGTTTGCCGTATTGGGAATCCCCATTAAAGCGCAGCTTGGTTTAAGCCAAACTCAATTTGGGGTTTTAACGGCAATGCCAGTACTCTCTGGCTCATTAATTCGTGTGCCACTGGGTATTTTGACCGACCGTTATGGTGGTCGTATTGTATTTTTTATCCTGATGATTGCCTGTATACCTGCGGTTTTCCTGTTGCAGTACGCGACACAGTACTGGCATTTTTTAGCGCTAGGCTTATGGATGGGCTTGATTGGTGGATCTTTTTCTGTCGGCACGCCCTATGTTGCCAAATGGTTTGACCAGCACCGTCAAGGACTGGCCATGGGTATTTTTGGTGCCGGAAATGCGGGCACCGCCGTCAATAAGTTTATTGCACCTACCCTCATCGTGGCCTTTGGTTGGACATTCGTCCCAACGGTCTATTCAGCGGTTTTACTGGTGACTGCGCTGATCTTTTGGTTCACCACCTATGCTGATCCCAAACATTTGACTGCGAAAAAGGTCAAGCTTTCCGATCAACTTCGCTTGATCAAGCAACCTGCGGTACTGCGCTATTGCCAATACTATTCAATTGTTTTTGGCGGTTATGTCGGACTGTCCTTATGGATGGTGAGTTATTACGTACAAGAATATCACTTCAATTTAACCCAAGCCGCCTTCCTGGCTGCCTGCTTTTCTTTACCTGGTGGGATTTTACGTGCACTCGGTGGTTGGCTCTCAGACAAATATGGTGCCTATAAAGTCACTTGGGCCGTGATGTGGGTCTGTTGGGTGGCTTTTTTCATCTTGTCTTATCCGCAAACCCAGATGCAAATCCAAACCGTAGATGGCGTGATGCAGTTCAACATTGGGCTAAATGTCGTTATGTTCACCGCAGTGCTCTTTGTGGTCGGCATCGCAATGGCGATTGGTAAAGCCTCGGTTTTCAAATTTATTGCAGATGACTTTCCTGAAGACATGGGTACCGTCTCTGGCATCGTGGGTTTGGCGGGCGGTTTAGGCGGTTTTATGCTCCCAATTTTATTTGGCCTTTTGGTCGATTTTACCGGCATCCGTTCGAGCTCCTTCATGCTGTTGTACGGATGTGTCTGTATCAGTCTCATTTGGATGCATTTCTCATTTAAACCCCTTCAAAAGAAAGAACTCTTGAAACAAAACTAAAGGTCTCGTTATGAGTAAAAACTTATCGGTTTGGCAGCCAGAAAATCAAGACTTCTGGAATAAAACGGGACGAACGATTGCACGACGTAATCTGTGGATTTCTGTTCCTGCCCTGTTACTCGCATTTGCGATTTGGCAAGTGTGGAGTGTCGCTGTGGTTCAGCTTCCAAGTATTGGTTTTAGCTATTCAAAAAACCAATTGTTTTGGCTCGCTGCCCTCCCTGCACTTTCGGGCGCAACCCTGCGTATTTTCTATTCTTTTGTGGTGCCAATTTTTGGTGGTCGACGTTGGACCGCGATATCCACAGCCAGCTTATTGATTCCAGCGATTGGTTTGGGCTTTGCGGTACAAGATCCCAATACCAGTTATAGCGTGATGGTGATCTTGGCATTGTTATGTGGTTTTGGGGGAGCAAACTTTAGCTCGTCTATGTCGAATATCAGCTTCTTTTTTCCAAAGTCGGAGAAAGGTAAAGCCATGGGCATTAATGCAGGACTCGGCAATCTTGGGGTATCTGTGGTTCAGTTTGTCGTCCCGATTGTGATTACCTTCGCGCTGTTTGGTGCGATCGCTGGCGATGCACAAACCGTCACCCTTGCAGACGGCTCAACCCAACAGATCTGGCTACAAAATGCAGGTTTTGTCTGGGTGCCCTTCATTGTGTTATCTACAGTCTTGGCTTGGTTTGGCATGAATGATATCGATTCGGCCAAAGCATCCTTTAAAGACCAAATGGTGATTTTTAAACGCAAACACAATTGGATAATGTGCTGGCTGTATGTTGGTACTTTCGGATCATTTATTGGTTTCTCAGCAGGCTTTGCGCTCTTAACCAAACAAGAATTCCCTGACGTTAATCCGATCCAATATGCCTTTTTAGGGCCTTTGGTCGGTGCCTTAATGCGGGTGATTGGCGGTTGGCTCTCGGATAAATTTGCGGCCGCTAAAGTGACCCAAGTCAGCTTTGTGGTGATGATTATTGCGGTTTACGGCGTGATGCAGTTTTTACCCCAAAATGGTGTGGGGGGTTCTTTCTGGGGATTCTTTGCTTGCTTCATGTTGCTCTTTGCCTTCACGGGGATTGGCAACGGCTCTACTTTTGCCCAAGCACCACGAATTTTTGCGATTACTCATCAGCGTCAAGCAAAAAAAACCGGTGGTAATTTAATTGCTGCTGAAACAGAAGCTGCCAAAGAATCCGCTGCTGTGGTTGGCTTCATGGGTGCACTGGGTGCCTATGGTGGTTTCTTTATTCCCAAAAGCTTTGGTAGCTCGATTGATATGACCGGCAGCCCACACATGGCGTTGATCATATTTATTGTTTTCTATGCAAGCTGCATCATCATCAACTGGTGGTATTACGCACGTAAAAATGCGGAAGTGAAATGTTGATTTAGCCAATCCATATCCGTGCCTCTACAAAATGCGCCACCACGTAAAAATGGGAGGCGCATTGTGTATTTAATCACTGAATAAACTGTGAAAACATCCCGCCATAACACATAGATCTTGCGACATACACCAGTTAAATCGCGATGTATTACCCATGTATTTTCCGCGTTCTATGAACACTTGGGATGAATTGTTCTGGACAGCCATCCCCCTATTCAAGCGGACATTCCCCTCACATGCGCCCGATCAGCTTTGTTTATTTCTGAAGGGAGTAATCGGCTCTAAGCCAAAGTGCTTAGTTTTTCATTCTCCCACCGCTACCTCTGACGAATAGTTACTCAGCCGCCACTTTTTTAAAATCAGCTGATAGCCATTAAGCCTGTCGTATTGGGCGGAGAATTAAATGAGTCACATTTTAGATCGCTTAAATTTTTTAAGTCATACGCAAGAAACGTTTTCAGACGATCATGGAATGGTAAGCAATGAAAGTCGTGACTGGGAAGATGCCTACCGTAACCGCTGGAGCCATGACAAAGTTGTGCGCTCAACCCATGGCGTGAACTGTACTGGGTCATGTAGTTGGCGCGTGTTTGTTAAAAATGGATTAATCACATGGGAATTACAACAAACCGATTATCCGCGCACACGTCCTGATCTCCCCAATCATGAACCGCGTGGCTGCCCACGCGGTGCATCGTATAGTTGGTATGTCTATTCGGCACAGCGGGTTAAATACCCCATGATTCGTGGTCATCTGGCAAAAATTTGGCGTAAATTACGCTTAACCCAAGATCCAATTTCGGCTTGGAATACCATTATTAATGACCCTGAATTATCAAAATCATATAAATCTAAACGCGGTCTAGGTGGCTTTGTCCGCAGTCATTGGGATGAATCCAATGAACTGATTGCCGCAGCCAATGCGCATACCATCAAAAATTTTGGCCCTGACCGGGTTTTTGGGTTCTCTCCGATTCCTGCAATGTCGATGGTCAGCTATGCGGCAGGTTCACGTTATCTCAGTTTAATTGGTGGCGTCCCGCTTTCATTTTATGATTGGTACTGCGATTTACCGCCATCTAGTCCACAAGTTTGGGGCGAACAAACCGATGTTGCGGAGTCCGCAGACTGGTATAACTCAACCTTCTTGATGGTCTGGGGATCAAACGTCCCAATGACCCGTACTCCCGATGCGCATTTTTATACTGAAGTTCGCTATAAAGGAACCAAAACCGTTGCTGTTTCTTCTGACTATGGCGAAATGGTCAAGTTCAGTGATATGTGGCTGGCACCGAAACAAGGCACCGATGCTGCACTTGCGATGGCGATGGGTCATGTAATTTTAAAAGAATTTCACCTTCAAAACCCATCGGCTTATTTCACTGATTATTGTCGTCGCTTAACCGACATGCCAGTACTGGTCACTTTTAATAAACACGATGGCCATTACACACCGAGCTATTATCTACGCGCCAGTCAGCTCAGTGCTAATTTTGATGAACACAATAATCCCGAGTGGAAAACCTTGGTGATTGATGAAAATTCTGGAGACCTTGCAGTCCCTAAAGGCTCGATTGGTTTCCGTTGGGGTGAAAAAGGGCAATGGAATCTAAAAGCTGAAAATAGTGCCAATCAGGATATTCAGGCACAACTCAGTTTAATGGATAGCCATGATGAAATTTTAGATGTGGCCTTCGATTATTTTGCGGGTGCTGATGCAACCGATATTATTGTGCGCAAAGTCCCTGTGAAAAAAATCCAACTGGGCAATGGCGAAATTTGTTATGTGGCCACCGTCTATGACTTATCTATTGCCAACTATGGGATTGACCGTGGTTTAGACGATGAAAATGTCGCATCCCGTTACGATCAAGACATTCCCTATACCCCAAAATGGCAAGAAAAACATACGGGGGTTGCTGCTGAGAAAGTGATTCAAGTCGCACGTGAATTTGCACAAAATGCGCATGACTCAAAAGGCAAATCGATGGTGATTGTTGGTGCTGGTCTAAACCACTGGTATCACATGGATATGTCCTATCGTGGCATTATTAATATGTTGATGATGTGTGGCTGTGTCGGTCAATCAGGGGGTGGCTGGTGTCACTATGTTGGACAAGAAAAGTTGCGTCCACAAACGGGTTGGGCCCCGCTTGCATTTGGTCTCGATTGGCAACGTCCAGCACGTCAAATGAACGGTACATCGTTCTTCTATGCGCATACCAGTCAATGGCGTCATGAAAAACTGGGAATGGACGAGATCCTATCGCCATCTCAAGGTCATGAAATGACCAATATGTCGATGATTGATTACAACGTTAAATCAGAACGTTTGGGTTGGCTGCCATCTGCACCACAGCTTTCATCAAATCCGCTGAATATTACCCGTGATGCACATGCACAAGGGCTCAATCCAGTGGACTATACCGTGACAGGTCTCAAAGATGGCTCGATTGATATGGCATGTAATGATCCAGACAATCCAGCCAACTTCCCAAGAAATCTATTTGTGTGGCGTTCCAACATTTTAGGTTCTTCGGGTAAAGGTCATGAGTATTTTCTGAAATATTTACTCGGCACCCAAAATGCAGTGATGAGTGATGAAGCCGATTGTATTCAACCCAAAGAAATTAAAATTCGCCCTGCTGCAGAAGGCAAACTGGATTTGCTGACCGTATTAGATTTTCGGATGTCGACCACCTGTCTTTATGCCGATGTGGTCCTTCCAACCGCAACATGGTATGAAAAAGATGATTTGAATACCTCCGATATGCATCCCTTTATTCATCCACTGAGCGAAGCAGTGCAACCGCTTTGGGAAAGTAAAACCGATTGGGAAATCTATAAGGGCCTTGCGAAAAAGTTCTCTGAATTGTCGAAAGATTATTTAGGCGTACAACAAGATTTGGTACTTACCCCATTAATGCATGACACCCCACAAGAACTCGGACAAGCATTCAATGCATTGGACTGGAAAAAAGGTGAATGTGAGCCAATTCCAGGTAAAACCATGCCTGCTATGACTGTGGTTGAGCGTGACTATGCGGCCATTTATGAAAAATTCACCTCAATTGGCCCATTACTGGAAACACTCGGCAACGGGGGTAAAGGGATCAACTGGAATACCGATCACGAAGTCGAAATTTTACGTAAATTAAATAAAGTCAAAACAGCAGGCGTGGCAAAGGGTCAACCCATGTTGAATACCGCAATTGATGCTGCGGAAATGATTTTAACTTTAGCCCCAGAAACCAATGGTCATGTCGCGGTAAAAGCTTGGGATGCACTGTCGCAAAATACCGGAATTGATCATACCTATCTGGCAAAACCACGTGAGCACGATTCAATTCGCTTTAGAGATGTACAAGCCCAGCCGAGAAAAATTATTTCCTCACCGACTTGGTCTGGTCTAGAAAGTGAAGAGGTCAGCTATAACGCAGGCTACACCAACGTACATGAACTGATTCCTTGGAGAACGCTCACTGGTCGTCAGCAGTTCTATCAAGATCACCAATGGATGCGTGCTTTTGGTGAAGGACTCTGTGTCTACAAACCCGCAGTCGATTTAAAAACCACTGCCAAAATGCTCGGTCACTATCCAAATGGTGAAAAAGAATTGGTGCTGAACTTTGTAACACCACACCAAAAATGGGGTATTCACAGTACCTATTCCGACAACATTCGTATGCTGACCTTATCGCGTGGTGGACCCCACGTTTGGGTCTCTGAAACCGATGCACAAAAAATTGGTTTAGTGGATAACGATTGGGTCGAAGTGTTTAACCAAAACGGCACCATCACGGCGCGTGTGGTGGTCAGTCAACGTGTGCCTGAAACCATGATCATGATGTATCACGCACAAGAAAAAATCATCAACGTCCCGGGCTCTGAAGTTTCAGGATTCCGTGGCGGTATTCATAACTCTGTGACGAAAACGGTTTTAAAACCAACCCACATGATCGGGGGTTATGCACAGCTATCGTGGGGCTTTAACTACTACGGCACCGTGGGTACCAACCGTGATGAGTTTGTTGTGGTTCGTAAAATGACGAAAGTTGACTGGCTAGATACACCTGTTGGTCAGAATGCCAAAGATCAAGCCTAGCAGCCAACAGAAGGAATAGCGTGATGAAAATAAGAGCCCAAATTGGCATGGTCCTCAACCTCGATAAATGTATCGGTTGTCATACCTGCTCAATTACCTGTAAAAATGTCTGGACCAGCCGTGATGGTGTGGAATACGCATGGTTTAATAATGTCGAAACCAAACCTGGTGTTGGCTTTCCGAAACAATGGCAAAACCAGGAAATTCACAAAGGCGGTTGGATTCGTAAAAATAATGGCAAATTACAGTTAAAACAAGGGAGCAAGTTAAAAATCCTGTCCAATATCTTCGCCAACCCGAACATGCCAAGTATTGATCAGTATTACGAGCCATTTACCTACGACTATGCGCATCTACAAAATGCGCCAGAAATGTACACCCCACCAACTGCCCGTCCAATCTCTGTGCTTACGGGTAAGAAAATGGACAAAATTAACTGGGGTCCAAACTGGGAAGACGACTTAGGCGGTGAATTTAAAGAACGAGCCAAAGATACGTTATTTGATGGGATTCAAAAGGAAATGTATTCTACTTTTGAAAACACCTTCATGATGTATCTGCCACGCTTATGTGAGCATTGCCTCAATCCTGCCTGTATTGCCTCTTGTCCATCTGGTTCCATCTATAAGCGTGAAGAAGATGGAATTGTACTGATTGACCAAGACAAATGTCGGGGTTGGCGCATGTGTGTTTCAGGCTGCCCCTATAAGAAAATCTATTACAACTGGACCTCAGGCAAAGCAGAAAAATGTACGTTCTGTTATCCACGGATCGAAGCTGGTGAACCGACCCTGTGTTCAGAAAGCTGTGTCGGCCGTATCCGTTATCTGGGCGTATTACTTTATGATGCCGATAAAATTGAACAGTCTGCTGCAATCGAAGATGAAAAAGCGCTCTATCAAGCGCAACTGGATATTTTCCTTGACCCCAATGATCCTGCTGTTCAGGCCGAAGCATTAAAACAAGGTATTCCACAAGAATGGATTGATTCGGCAAAAAACTCGCCGGTTTATCGCATGGCGGTGGAATGGAAAGTTGCTTTCCCATTGCACCCTGAGTTTAGAACCTTGCCGATGGTGTGGTATATCCCACCGTTATCTCCGATTCAATCTGCGGTTGAAAGTGGTCTGATTGGTAAACACGGCTTAATTCCAGAGGTCAAAGATTTACGTATTCCAGTTCAATATCTTGCCAACTTACTCACAGCAGGCAATGAAACACCGATTGTAAATGCTTTAGAGACCATGTTGACCATGCGCCGATATATGCGCCAAAAACATGTCCCACAAGACAACACGAGTTTTAGTGAAGTCCTGGAGAAGACCCATTTAACCGGTGCGCAAATTGAAGAAATGTATCAAATCATGGCCATCGCCAATTATGAAGATCGTTTCGTCATTCCAACTGCACATAAAGAATATGCAGAAGACACCTTTAATGAAAAAGGTTCGTGTGGCTTTACATTTGGCAATGGCTGTTCAGAGGGTACTTCAGAAGCCAGTTTATTTGGTCAAAAGAAAGCATCACCAACGATTTTCTTTAGCACGAAAAAAAAGGGGTAGATCATGAATAAATTTAAATTACTTTCAGTTCTGCTCGCTTATCCAAGTGCTGAACTTCAACAAGCGGTTGCTGAAGATTTTGTGCCTTTGCTGAAAGATCTGCCGGAATGGGAAAGCAAACTGAGCCCATTAATGCAATATCTAAGCAACACTGATTTGATCGATATTCAAGAATATTATGTGCATACCTTTGACCGCACCCCGACCCACTCCCTACATTTGTTTGAACATTTGCATGGCGAAAATCGTGATCGTGGTGATGCCATGTTGAATCTGCTGCATGAATATCAAAAGTCAGGCTTTGAACCCACAGGCTTTGAGCTGCCTGATTATCTGCCTTTGTTTTTAGAGTTTCTCTCGATGCAAAGCGAACAGCATGCAGCCGAACTGTTGGGTGAGGCGGTGCATGTCATTGGTTATATCAGTCAGAAACTAGCAGCCAATCAATCAAATTACGCGCCCGTTTTCGAGTTAATTGTGAGTTTATCGCCTATCGCCCCCAAAGAACTGAGCGTATCTCCAGTCAAAGATATGGATGAAGCACTCGAACTTTTTGGACCCAATGCACAAGGCGTAGAACCCCTGTTAACGCCTAAGCATCAGGATGTTCAAATCGTAAACATTGCTCCTCGCCGCATGATGTCTAATTCTTCAGGAGTAAAATCATGAGCAACTTGCATCAATTTATCTTTGGTATTTATCCCTATATTGCCCTCAGTATCTTCTTCCTCGGTAGCTTGATGCGTTTTGAACGGGAGCAATACAGTTGGAAAAGTGAATCGAGTCAATTGCTATATAGAGGTCAG from Acinetobacter pullicarnis encodes the following:
- the moaC gene encoding cyclic pyranopterin monophosphate synthase MoaC, with product MKNLTHFDADGQAHMVNVGDKHPSQRIAIAQGKIFLSSQAFECIKMGTAHKGDVLGIARIAAIQASKQTANLIPLCHPLALTHVAVAFELLEQQYAVLIRVTTETTGPTGVEMEALCAVNVGLMTIYDMLKAVDKMMTISDIQLIHKQGGRSGEWNR
- a CDS encoding histidine kinase, whose protein sequence is MTLLNNLPRKLIFAIVIWLIGAVFFVGLTLNISWRLEDRGVAINTAGSLRKQTYYILLLLQTDQTEKLTAELNHFENKLQGLSNLKTATLYWQHNNHNVLALNQVNQSFVQFKKNIDAAEKNNTFDAQLLASTDLFVKELDALVKSIELENTFNIHIMRIAQIMLMLMALLSAILSLLLLNKLVIKPLSTINLGLQKITEGDLTTRLNIDTNDEFHLVSEGFNQMALHLENLYQNLEELVKKKTIDLETNNQELSTLYEITSFLHKEPINPDTVHTFLETILQLSKASGASIRLLNQQGQQMDISANINLPDALLQNKSCLDVNGCFCGQSIHKSNAVFFPLEKISPDLHCHKYNIDHLSVYKIQLREQTLGLLTLYFEDKNTINTELRLIHLLCTQLAIALKNNRLILKDKQYAVLEERNIMAQGLHDSIAQSLSFLNLQLQMLEQSIHKDLKENIHQHLDFLKQGVQQCYDDVRELLNNFRFKLNLESFQDLLQSVIDRFKAQTNTQVNLNFISTGTDLSPQQQLQLIFIAQEALSNIRKHANATVVDIDFKNIQDITLSVQDNGIGFDPVQTGEKSGHHIGLSIMQERITQVNGMLLISSSLQQGTTISATIKQQQR
- a CDS encoding response regulator, producing the protein MSTINILLIDDHTLFRTGLRFLLSQIENFNVIGEATDGLMGIKLAEQLRPDVVLLDLDMPTMSGREALPQLLISQPNLAILILTVSESSDDLMECMRLGARGFLLKNIDADFLVSSIYKAIDGDSVLSPEMTSKLISQLRSPTQPADDLGLSTLTQREKETLQFLAKGASNKGIARAMNIAESTVKVHVQNILRKLELHSRVQAAIFAVEHEIDKD
- a CDS encoding MFS transporter, coding for MKSQRFKANSILASSTLSFTVCFMIWMVFAVLGIPIKAQLGLSQTQFGVLTAMPVLSGSLIRVPLGILTDRYGGRIVFFILMIACIPAVFLLQYATQYWHFLALGLWMGLIGGSFSVGTPYVAKWFDQHRQGLAMGIFGAGNAGTAVNKFIAPTLIVAFGWTFVPTVYSAVLLVTALIFWFTTYADPKHLTAKKVKLSDQLRLIKQPAVLRYCQYYSIVFGGYVGLSLWMVSYYVQEYHFNLTQAAFLAACFSLPGGILRALGGWLSDKYGAYKVTWAVMWVCWVAFFILSYPQTQMQIQTVDGVMQFNIGLNVVMFTAVLFVVGIAMAIGKASVFKFIADDFPEDMGTVSGIVGLAGGLGGFMLPILFGLLVDFTGIRSSSFMLLYGCVCISLIWMHFSFKPLQKKELLKQN
- a CDS encoding NarK family nitrate/nitrite MFS transporter, which codes for MSKNLSVWQPENQDFWNKTGRTIARRNLWISVPALLLAFAIWQVWSVAVVQLPSIGFSYSKNQLFWLAALPALSGATLRIFYSFVVPIFGGRRWTAISTASLLIPAIGLGFAVQDPNTSYSVMVILALLCGFGGANFSSSMSNISFFFPKSEKGKAMGINAGLGNLGVSVVQFVVPIVITFALFGAIAGDAQTVTLADGSTQQIWLQNAGFVWVPFIVLSTVLAWFGMNDIDSAKASFKDQMVIFKRKHNWIMCWLYVGTFGSFIGFSAGFALLTKQEFPDVNPIQYAFLGPLVGALMRVIGGWLSDKFAAAKVTQVSFVVMIIAVYGVMQFLPQNGVGGSFWGFFACFMLLFAFTGIGNGSTFAQAPRIFAITHQRQAKKTGGNLIAAETEAAKESAAVVGFMGALGAYGGFFIPKSFGSSIDMTGSPHMALIIFIVFYASCIIINWWYYARKNAEVKC
- a CDS encoding nitrate reductase subunit alpha: MSHILDRLNFLSHTQETFSDDHGMVSNESRDWEDAYRNRWSHDKVVRSTHGVNCTGSCSWRVFVKNGLITWELQQTDYPRTRPDLPNHEPRGCPRGASYSWYVYSAQRVKYPMIRGHLAKIWRKLRLTQDPISAWNTIINDPELSKSYKSKRGLGGFVRSHWDESNELIAAANAHTIKNFGPDRVFGFSPIPAMSMVSYAAGSRYLSLIGGVPLSFYDWYCDLPPSSPQVWGEQTDVAESADWYNSTFLMVWGSNVPMTRTPDAHFYTEVRYKGTKTVAVSSDYGEMVKFSDMWLAPKQGTDAALAMAMGHVILKEFHLQNPSAYFTDYCRRLTDMPVLVTFNKHDGHYTPSYYLRASQLSANFDEHNNPEWKTLVIDENSGDLAVPKGSIGFRWGEKGQWNLKAENSANQDIQAQLSLMDSHDEILDVAFDYFAGADATDIIVRKVPVKKIQLGNGEICYVATVYDLSIANYGIDRGLDDENVASRYDQDIPYTPKWQEKHTGVAAEKVIQVAREFAQNAHDSKGKSMVIVGAGLNHWYHMDMSYRGIINMLMMCGCVGQSGGGWCHYVGQEKLRPQTGWAPLAFGLDWQRPARQMNGTSFFYAHTSQWRHEKLGMDEILSPSQGHEMTNMSMIDYNVKSERLGWLPSAPQLSSNPLNITRDAHAQGLNPVDYTVTGLKDGSIDMACNDPDNPANFPRNLFVWRSNILGSSGKGHEYFLKYLLGTQNAVMSDEADCIQPKEIKIRPAAEGKLDLLTVLDFRMSTTCLYADVVLPTATWYEKDDLNTSDMHPFIHPLSEAVQPLWESKTDWEIYKGLAKKFSELSKDYLGVQQDLVLTPLMHDTPQELGQAFNALDWKKGECEPIPGKTMPAMTVVERDYAAIYEKFTSIGPLLETLGNGGKGINWNTDHEVEILRKLNKVKTAGVAKGQPMLNTAIDAAEMILTLAPETNGHVAVKAWDALSQNTGIDHTYLAKPREHDSIRFRDVQAQPRKIISSPTWSGLESEEVSYNAGYTNVHELIPWRTLTGRQQFYQDHQWMRAFGEGLCVYKPAVDLKTTAKMLGHYPNGEKELVLNFVTPHQKWGIHSTYSDNIRMLTLSRGGPHVWVSETDAQKIGLVDNDWVEVFNQNGTITARVVVSQRVPETMIMMYHAQEKIINVPGSEVSGFRGGIHNSVTKTVLKPTHMIGGYAQLSWGFNYYGTVGTNRDEFVVVRKMTKVDWLDTPVGQNAKDQA